The following are from one region of the Candidatus Binatia bacterium genome:
- a CDS encoding glycosyltransferase family 2 protein, with protein MNGTFISVIIPMRNEQDWIERCLGSVLAQDWPRDRMEVLVADGMSSDESPRLLDALAARDPRVRRIDNPGLIVPTGLNLAIAAARGEVIARIDAHTVIERDYLRRGIELLERTGASNVGGPMVCRGGGPIATAIAAAMASRFGIGAAFHYANEERDCDTVYMGMWPREVFERVGLFDEEFVRNQDDELSYRIRKAGGRIVVSPLMRSLYQNRESWKALARQFFQYGQWKVRVLQKHPRQMSVRHFVPPLFQAGSLLLVVAGLVWRPALWTGLGAMALYAGLLAAVAAREAEGTAAGLRMWLALVLIHQSWAAGFLAGLWRFAGRWQDPPSEPKRLAQRAAAPVAV; from the coding sequence ATGAACGGGACTTTCATCAGCGTCATCATTCCGATGCGCAACGAGCAGGACTGGATCGAGCGCTGCCTCGGCAGCGTGCTCGCGCAGGACTGGCCGCGCGATCGCATGGAAGTGCTGGTGGCCGACGGAATGTCGAGCGACGAGTCGCCGCGTCTTCTCGATGCACTGGCAGCGCGAGATCCGCGCGTGCGCCGCATCGACAACCCCGGGTTGATCGTTCCGACGGGCCTCAACCTGGCGATTGCGGCAGCGCGCGGGGAAGTGATCGCGCGCATCGATGCGCATACGGTGATCGAGAGGGATTACCTGAGGCGCGGCATCGAGCTGCTCGAGCGCACCGGCGCGAGCAACGTCGGCGGCCCGATGGTCTGCCGGGGCGGAGGTCCGATCGCCACGGCCATCGCGGCGGCCATGGCATCGCGGTTCGGCATCGGAGCGGCGTTCCATTACGCAAACGAGGAGCGCGACTGCGACACGGTGTACATGGGGATGTGGCCGCGCGAAGTGTTCGAGCGCGTCGGCCTGTTTGACGAGGAGTTCGTCCGCAACCAGGACGACGAGCTGAGCTACCGCATCCGCAAGGCCGGGGGGCGCATCGTCGTCTCTCCGCTCATGCGCTCGCTGTACCAGAACCGCGAGTCCTGGAAGGCGCTGGCCCGCCAGTTCTTCCAGTACGGCCAGTGGAAGGTTCGCGTGCTTCAGAAGCACCCGCGGCAGATGAGCGTGCGCCATTTCGTGCCGCCGCTGTTCCAGGCCGGGTCCCTGCTGCTCGTCGTTGCCGGTCTGGTCTGGAGGCCGGCGCTCTGGACCGGGCTCGGCGCCATGGCATTGTACGCGGGTTTGCTCGCCGCCGTGGCGGCCCGGGAGGCCGAGGGCACGGCGGCCGGGCTGCGGATGTGGCTGGCCCTGGTGCTGATCCACCAGTCGTGGGCCGCGGGGTTCCTGGCAGGATTGTGGCGCTTTGCCGGGCGCTGGCAGGACCCGCCGTCCGAGCCGAAGAGGCTCGCGCAGCGCGCGGCCGCGCCCGTGGCAGTTTGA
- a CDS encoding glycosyltransferase family 2 protein — MGESDFTVSVLIPCYNELDTVENVIARVRAVPVRTEIILVDDCSRDGTRELLKKLAIDDPSLKIHFHEINRGKGAAIRTALAQATGDVVVVQDADMEYDPMEYPALLEPILQGVADVVYGSRFLGGPHRVLFFWHQLGNQLLTLLSNVMTNLNLTDMETGYKLFRREVIQAMRLTADRFGFEPEVTARVSQMRCRIFEVPISYWGRDYDAGKKITWRDGVAALWFIFKFNVIDRMPASARVQPSEAHWVALDPGRAHAAGQKAHTQGADRKSL; from the coding sequence ATGGGCGAGAGCGACTTCACCGTTTCGGTGCTGATCCCGTGTTACAACGAGCTGGACACGGTGGAGAACGTGATCGCGCGCGTGCGCGCCGTGCCGGTGCGCACCGAGATCATCCTCGTCGATGATTGCTCGCGTGACGGGACCCGCGAGCTGCTGAAAAAGCTCGCGATCGACGATCCGTCGCTGAAGATCCATTTCCACGAGATCAATCGCGGCAAGGGCGCGGCGATCCGCACCGCGCTGGCGCAGGCTACCGGCGACGTCGTCGTCGTGCAGGACGCCGACATGGAGTACGACCCGATGGAGTACCCGGCCCTGCTGGAGCCGATCCTCCAGGGGGTCGCCGACGTCGTCTACGGCTCGCGCTTCCTCGGCGGGCCTCACCGCGTGCTGTTCTTCTGGCACCAGCTCGGCAACCAGCTGCTGACGCTGCTGTCGAACGTGATGACGAACCTCAATCTCACCGACATGGAAACGGGGTACAAGCTGTTCCGCCGCGAGGTCATCCAGGCGATGCGCCTTACGGCCGACCGCTTCGGCTTCGAGCCGGAAGTGACGGCGCGGGTTTCGCAGATGCGCTGCCGCATCTTCGAGGTTCCGATCTCCTACTGGGGCCGCGATTACGACGCCGGCAAGAAGATCACGTGGCGCGACGGCGTGGCGGCGCTGTGGTTCATCTTCAAGTTCAACGTCATCGACCGCATGCCGGCGTCGGCGCGCGTGCAGCCGAGCGAAGCGCACTGGGTGGCCCTCGATCCCGGGCGCGCGCACGCGGCCGGGCAAAAGGCGCATACGCAGGGCGCGGACAGGAAAAGCCTCTGA
- a CDS encoding NAD-dependent epimerase/dehydratase family protein, translated as MRRGEAVRVLDNFATGLEANLEPLGSAVEVVRGDLRDAGAVASAMRGATHVLHLGALGSVPRSVEDPVTSNDVNVTGTLYVLVAARDAGARRVVFSSSSSVYGANTEIPKRVGMATAPVSPYAVTKQAAESYTSVFSRIYGLATVSLRYFNVFGENQRPDSAYAAVIPKFMRLALEGKPLEIHGDGLQSRDFTYVDNVVSANLLAATAEGVDGEVFNIACGASYTLVDIADALEKALGRPLERIHAGARTGDVRTSLADIEPARSRLGYRVLVDFHDGLTRTWESFRKRHGS; from the coding sequence GTGCGGCGAGGGGAAGCCGTGCGCGTGCTCGACAACTTCGCGACCGGACTGGAGGCCAACCTGGAGCCGCTCGGCTCGGCTGTCGAGGTCGTACGCGGCGACCTGCGTGACGCAGGCGCCGTCGCTTCGGCGATGCGCGGCGCAACGCACGTGCTGCACCTCGGAGCGCTCGGCTCCGTGCCGCGTTCGGTCGAGGACCCGGTCACCAGCAACGACGTCAACGTCACCGGCACGCTGTACGTTCTCGTGGCGGCGCGCGATGCAGGCGCCCGGCGCGTCGTGTTCTCGTCGTCGTCGTCCGTCTACGGAGCGAACACCGAAATTCCGAAACGCGTGGGAATGGCCACGGCGCCGGTTTCGCCGTACGCCGTCACGAAGCAGGCTGCCGAGAGCTACACCAGCGTGTTCTCGCGCATCTACGGGCTCGCGACGGTTTCGCTGCGCTACTTCAACGTGTTCGGCGAGAACCAGAGGCCGGACTCGGCGTATGCGGCGGTGATCCCGAAGTTCATGCGCCTGGCGCTCGAGGGAAAGCCGCTGGAGATCCACGGCGACGGGCTGCAGTCGCGCGACTTCACGTACGTCGACAACGTCGTCTCCGCCAACCTGCTGGCCGCAACGGCCGAGGGGGTCGACGGGGAAGTCTTCAACATCGCGTGCGGCGCCAGCTACACGCTGGTCGACATTGCCGATGCGCTCGAAAAGGCGCTCGGCCGTCCCCTCGAGCGCATCCACGCCGGAGCCAGGACCGGCGACGTGCGGACCAGCCTTGCCGACATCGAGCCGGCGCGCTCGCGCCTTGGATATCGCGTCCTCGTCGATTTTCACGACGGACTCACCCGGACGTGGGAGAGCTTTCGCAAGCGTCACGGCTCCTGA
- a CDS encoding DUF1566 domain-containing protein: MTQFTTVRRVTLFLGSLLLLLPALPAAAGLSPDVRCETGKLKTTASYASCRLKADALGLVKSLSPDYSNCVSKIDSKFPKLEEQAGAGVCPSNNDLGDIRARTDDYEQTIATLLAGGTIPSAQCGNGTLESGEQCDVGQLSGQTCQSEGFPGGGNLRCGPGCTFDTSDCHATQFEDTGLTVVDHINGLEWEKKDGSDGSASNTDVHDVDNTYTWAASGASTNTTMTGTMYTVFLTALNGVTDTMTTTTSGCYANHCDWRIPTIDELKSITKLSPGCSSAPCVLDAAFLPNRSGRYWSNSTRAGSPTGAHFVEFLTGQVSNDLKTTAYSARAVRSIE; encoded by the coding sequence ATGACCCAGTTCACGACCGTTCGTCGCGTCACCCTCTTCCTCGGGAGTTTGCTGCTCTTGCTGCCGGCTCTTCCCGCGGCGGCCGGGCTTTCTCCTGACGTGCGCTGCGAAACCGGCAAGCTCAAGACCACGGCGAGCTACGCCTCGTGCCGCCTCAAGGCCGACGCCCTGGGCCTGGTGAAGAGCCTTTCGCCAGATTACTCGAACTGTGTGAGCAAGATCGATTCGAAGTTCCCGAAGCTCGAAGAGCAGGCCGGAGCCGGAGTCTGCCCGAGCAACAACGACCTCGGCGACATCCGCGCGCGCACCGACGACTACGAGCAGACGATTGCGACGCTGCTGGCCGGCGGCACGATCCCGAGCGCCCAGTGCGGCAACGGAACGCTGGAATCGGGAGAGCAGTGCGACGTCGGCCAGTTGAGCGGCCAGACGTGCCAGAGCGAGGGGTTCCCCGGCGGCGGCAACCTGCGCTGCGGCCCGGGCTGTACCTTCGACACGTCCGACTGTCATGCAACCCAGTTCGAGGACACGGGGCTCACCGTCGTCGATCACATTAACGGGCTGGAATGGGAAAAGAAGGACGGCTCGGACGGCAGCGCCAGCAACACCGACGTCCACGACGTCGACAACACGTACACGTGGGCCGCCAGCGGCGCGAGCACCAACACGACGATGACGGGGACGATGTACACCGTCTTCCTGACGGCGCTCAACGGCGTGACCGACACGATGACGACGACGACGTCGGGTTGCTACGCGAACCACTGCGACTGGCGGATCCCGACGATCGACGAGCTCAAGAGCATCACGAAGCTCTCGCCGGGCTGCAGCTCCGCTCCGTGCGTCCTGGACGCGGCATTTCTGCCGAACCGCTCGGGCCGCTACTGGTCCAACTCGACACGCGCGGGGTCGCCGACAGGCGCCCACTTCGTCGAGTTCCTGACCGGACAGGTGTCCAACGACCTCAAAACGACCGCTTATTCCGCCAGGGCCGTGCGCTCGATCGAGTAG
- the hisG gene encoding ATP phosphoribosyltransferase: MNVLKLGLPKGSLEQTTIDLMKKSGWRVTTSSRSYFPNIDDGELACSLVRAQEMARYVEVGSLDCGITGKDWIAENSSDVEVICDLVYSKASFRPTRWVLAVPADSKIRSPEDLAGKRISTELVGFTKRYFASRGVPVDVEFSWGATEAKVAAGLCDAIVEVTETGSTLRANGLVIIADLMESNPQLIANRSAVKDPFKRGKIDQISMLLQGALKAEAQVGLKMNVPQGRVSDVIAILPSITAPTVANLHQKDWVSIEVVIAESVVRDLIPRLVGCGAEGIIEYPLNKVL; this comes from the coding sequence GTGAACGTTCTCAAGCTCGGCCTTCCCAAGGGCAGCCTCGAACAGACGACGATCGACCTGATGAAGAAATCGGGCTGGCGCGTCACGACCAGCTCCCGAAGCTATTTTCCGAACATCGACGACGGCGAGCTGGCGTGCTCGCTCGTGCGGGCCCAGGAAATGGCCCGTTACGTCGAAGTGGGCTCCCTCGATTGCGGAATCACGGGGAAGGACTGGATCGCCGAGAACTCGTCCGACGTCGAGGTGATCTGCGACCTCGTCTACTCCAAGGCCTCGTTCCGCCCGACACGCTGGGTGCTGGCGGTCCCCGCCGATTCGAAGATCCGCAGTCCCGAGGATCTCGCAGGAAAACGGATCTCGACCGAGCTGGTCGGTTTCACGAAGCGTTACTTCGCGTCGCGCGGCGTGCCGGTCGACGTCGAATTCTCATGGGGTGCAACGGAGGCGAAGGTCGCGGCGGGTCTTTGCGATGCCATCGTCGAGGTCACCGAGACGGGCAGCACGCTGCGCGCAAACGGTCTCGTGATCATCGCCGACCTGATGGAATCCAATCCCCAGCTGATCGCCAACCGCAGCGCCGTCAAGGATCCGTTCAAGCGCGGCAAGATCGACCAGATCTCGATGCTGCTGCAGGGAGCGCTCAAGGCCGAGGCGCAGGTTGGCCTCAAGATGAACGTGCCGCAGGGCCGCGTCTCGGACGTCATCGCGATCCTGCCGTCGATCACGGCACCGACGGTCGCGAACCTTCACCAGAAGGACTGGGTATCGATCGAAGTCGTGATCGCCGAGTCGGTGGTGCGCGACCTCATTCCGCGGCTGGTCGGCTGCGGGGCCGAAGGCATCATCGAGTATCCGCTGAACAAGGTGCTCTGA
- the lpxD gene encoding UDP-3-O-(3-hydroxymyristoyl)glucosamine N-acyltransferase, producing MRLGEIAHRLDLALDGDPDIEIRGLAPIDEAAPGDLTFVAAPRYRPLLRSTGASAVIVAIGEDTFGRAALRAKEPYAAFVKAVALFDSRPRPAPGIHPTAVIGDGAEVGARASIGAFVVVGQDTTIGDDAVLHPHVVIYAGARIGRRFTAHAGSVVREGVEIGDDVVLQPGAVVGGDGFGFLPQGKDLPVSIAQIGTVRLEDAVELGANTTVDRATIGATVLGRGVKLDNLVMVGHGSRIGAGSMLAGQSGMAGSTTIGERVMAGGQAGFAGHLSVGDDARIAAQAGVIGDIAPGATVSGLPAVDIGLWRRAAAALLRLPELLRRVRKLEKALEIAEPRQAERDHD from the coding sequence ATGCGCCTTGGCGAGATCGCGCACCGCCTCGATCTCGCGCTGGACGGGGACCCGGATATCGAAATCCGCGGCCTCGCGCCGATCGACGAAGCGGCCCCTGGTGACCTGACCTTCGTCGCGGCGCCCCGCTACAGGCCCCTTCTGCGCAGCACCGGGGCCTCGGCGGTCATCGTGGCGATCGGCGAGGATACGTTCGGTCGCGCCGCCCTTCGCGCCAAAGAGCCGTACGCGGCTTTCGTAAAGGCAGTTGCGCTGTTCGATTCGAGGCCGCGGCCCGCTCCCGGCATTCATCCGACGGCGGTGATCGGCGACGGTGCCGAGGTTGGTGCCCGTGCATCGATCGGAGCCTTCGTCGTGGTGGGCCAGGACACCACGATCGGCGACGATGCCGTGCTGCATCCGCACGTCGTCATCTACGCTGGCGCACGAATCGGGCGACGTTTTACGGCTCACGCGGGAAGCGTCGTGCGCGAAGGGGTCGAGATCGGCGACGACGTCGTACTGCAGCCCGGCGCTGTCGTCGGAGGCGACGGATTCGGATTCCTGCCGCAGGGAAAAGACCTTCCCGTTTCCATTGCGCAGATCGGGACCGTCCGTCTCGAGGACGCGGTGGAGCTCGGCGCCAATACGACCGTGGACCGCGCGACGATCGGCGCGACCGTGCTCGGCCGCGGCGTCAAGCTCGACAACCTCGTGATGGTCGGCCACGGCAGTCGCATCGGTGCCGGCTCGATGCTGGCAGGGCAGTCGGGCATGGCAGGCAGCACGACGATCGGCGAGAGGGTGATGGCAGGCGGACAGGCCGGTTTTGCCGGGCACCTCTCGGTCGGTGACGACGCGAGGATCGCGGCCCAGGCCGGCGTGATCGGAGACATCGCGCCGGGCGCCACGGTATCGGGCCTGCCGGCAGTTGACATCGGCCTGTGGCGCCGCGCCGCAGCCGCTCTCCTTCGCCTGCCGGAGCTGCTGCGGCGCGTGAGAAAGCTCGAAAAAGCGCTGGAGATTGCGGAGCCAAGACAGGCCGAGCGCGACCACGACTGA
- a CDS encoding DUF177 domain-containing protein encodes MIIRVPDLKEEARQLRFRQPAASLNTLVNASPGAGDQHFAEDLDVDAEVYRSERNVHFHGGIKGSLRATCGRCLDEFERPLEREFRFVILPRAAANDDAEDDEGVDHYSGDELDLGPLVCEQALLALDSLPLCSQECRGLCAGCGANLNREACRCQAARPMGKLGGMESLKKL; translated from the coding sequence GTGATCATCAGGGTCCCCGACCTCAAGGAAGAGGCCCGTCAGTTGCGCTTCCGCCAGCCGGCGGCGTCGCTGAACACCCTGGTGAATGCGAGCCCCGGCGCCGGCGACCAGCATTTTGCCGAGGACCTGGACGTCGATGCGGAGGTTTATCGCTCCGAGCGCAACGTTCACTTCCACGGCGGCATCAAGGGTTCGCTGCGCGCCACCTGCGGGCGCTGCCTCGACGAGTTCGAGAGGCCGCTGGAGCGCGAGTTCCGCTTCGTGATCCTGCCGCGGGCCGCGGCAAACGACGATGCGGAAGATGACGAGGGCGTCGATCACTACAGCGGTGACGAGCTCGACCTTGGCCCGCTGGTTTGCGAGCAGGCCCTGCTGGCCCTGGATTCCCTGCCGCTTTGCTCGCAGGAGTGCCGGGGACTTTGCGCGGGATGCGGAGCGAACCTGAATCGCGAAGCGTGCCGTTGCCAGGCTGCCAGGCCGATGGGAAAGCTCGGTGGCATGGAGAGCCTGAAGAAGCTCTGA
- the rpmF gene encoding 50S ribosomal protein L32, translated as MPVPKRRTSKSKKNKRRAHDFLTPVQLVACPNCGERTLPHRACRGCGHYKGRRVIETAEA; from the coding sequence ATGCCGGTCCCGAAGCGAAGGACGTCGAAGTCGAAGAAGAACAAGCGCAGGGCCCACGACTTCCTGACGCCTGTCCAGCTCGTTGCGTGCCCGAATTGCGGCGAGCGCACGCTGCCGCATCGCGCGTGCCGTGGCTGCGGTCACTACAAGGGTCGCCGAGTCATCGAGACCGCCGAGGCCTGA
- the acpP gene encoding acyl carrier protein — protein MSATERVVEIICDQLTLDPSQVTPDSSFLEDLGADSLDIVQLIMALEEEYGLEISDEDAEKIRTVQDIVDFIDNRK, from the coding sequence ATGTCCGCAACCGAACGTGTCGTCGAGATCATCTGCGACCAGCTGACTCTCGACCCGTCCCAGGTCACGCCCGACTCCTCGTTCCTCGAGGACCTCGGCGCCGATTCCCTCGACATCGTCCAGCTCATCATGGCCCTGGAAGAAGAGTACGGCCTGGAGATCTCGGACGAAGACGCCGAAAAGATCCGTACCGTCCAGGACATCGTCGACTTCATCGACAACCGCAAGTAG
- the rpiB gene encoding ribose 5-phosphate isomerase B, producing MASGATRFLVASDHAALEAKSVVLDELRACGVTVADLGPHSRESVDYPDYAEALARKVAGAEADRGVLLCGSGIGMSIAANKVDGIRAALVHDVTGAALSRQHNDANVLVLGGGMLGERLIREIVRTWVNSGFDGGRHQQRIDKIRRIERQRGASGA from the coding sequence GTGGCCTCCGGCGCGACAAGGTTCCTCGTCGCCAGCGACCACGCAGCCCTCGAGGCGAAGAGCGTCGTCCTCGACGAGCTTCGAGCCTGCGGCGTCACTGTGGCCGACCTCGGTCCGCACAGCCGCGAATCCGTCGACTATCCGGACTACGCCGAGGCGCTGGCTCGCAAGGTCGCCGGCGCAGAGGCCGACCGCGGCGTGCTGCTGTGCGGGTCGGGCATCGGGATGTCGATCGCGGCCAACAAGGTCGACGGCATCCGCGCCGCCCTCGTCCACGACGTCACCGGTGCCGCCCTTTCGCGCCAGCACAACGATGCCAACGTGCTCGTCCTCGGTGGCGGGATGCTCGGCGAAAGACTGATTCGCGAGATCGTCCGGACTTGGGTAAACAGCGGGTTCGACGGCGGCCGCCACCAGCAGCGGATCGACAAGATCCGCCGCATCGAGCGGCAGCGCGGCGCAAGCGGCGCGTGA
- the glyA gene encoding serine hydroxymethyltransferase — protein MNFLETTDPEIWTAIRQEGRRQELNLELIASENAVSEAVLEAVGSVLTNKYAEGYPGRRYYGGCEYVDVVEELAITRAKQLFGADHVNVQPHSGSQANMAVYFSTLAPGDTILAMNLSHGGHLTHGSPVNFSGRFFQIVPYGVGEGDHRIDYDQLRALARQHRPKMIVAGHSAYPRQLDFAAFRSIADEVGALLMADIAHVAGLVVAGLHPSPVPYCDFVTTTTHKTLRGPRGGLILCKADHAKKIDSSIFPGNQGGPLMHVIAGKAVAFLEALRPEFRTYQQGILDNAQALASGLMEEGFRLVSGGTENHLMLLDLRDTEITGKKAQECLDAARITTNRNTVPFDPRSPFVTSGVRIGTPAVTTRGMMQPQMREIAHLVARALAAPEDAVALTAVARDVEQLCRRFPIYPARAFAS, from the coding sequence GTGAACTTTCTCGAGACGACCGATCCGGAGATCTGGACCGCGATCCGCCAGGAGGGACGGCGCCAGGAGCTGAACCTCGAGCTGATCGCGTCCGAGAACGCCGTCAGCGAAGCCGTGCTCGAGGCCGTCGGGTCGGTGCTGACCAACAAGTACGCCGAAGGCTATCCGGGCAGGCGTTATTACGGCGGCTGCGAGTACGTCGACGTCGTCGAAGAGCTCGCGATTACCAGGGCGAAGCAGCTGTTCGGCGCCGACCACGTCAACGTCCAGCCCCATTCGGGAAGCCAGGCCAACATGGCGGTCTACTTCTCGACGCTGGCGCCGGGCGACACGATCCTTGCGATGAACCTCTCGCACGGCGGTCACCTCACGCACGGCAGCCCCGTCAATTTCTCCGGTCGCTTCTTCCAGATCGTCCCTTACGGGGTGGGCGAGGGCGACCACCGCATCGACTACGACCAGCTTCGCGCGCTGGCGCGCCAGCACCGTCCGAAGATGATCGTCGCCGGCCACAGCGCTTATCCGCGCCAGCTCGATTTCGCCGCCTTCCGCAGCATCGCCGACGAAGTCGGCGCGCTGCTGATGGCCGACATCGCGCACGTTGCCGGCCTCGTCGTCGCCGGGCTGCACCCGTCGCCGGTCCCGTACTGCGACTTCGTCACGACGACCACGCACAAGACGCTGCGCGGCCCGCGCGGAGGCCTGATCCTCTGCAAGGCAGACCACGCGAAGAAAATCGACTCGTCGATCTTCCCCGGCAACCAGGGCGGCCCGCTGATGCACGTGATCGCAGGAAAAGCCGTGGCGTTCCTCGAGGCCCTGCGCCCCGAGTTCCGCACCTACCAGCAGGGCATCCTCGACAACGCCCAGGCGCTCGCGTCGGGCTTGATGGAGGAGGGATTCCGCCTGGTCTCCGGCGGCACCGAGAACCACCTCATGCTGCTCGATCTTCGCGACACCGAGATCACCGGCAAGAAGGCGCAGGAGTGCCTCGATGCCGCGCGCATCACGACCAACCGCAACACCGTGCCGTTCGATCCGCGCTCCCCGTTCGTGACGTCGGGAGTCCGCATCGGCACGCCCGCGGTGACGACGCGAGGAATGATGCAGCCGCAAATGCGCGAGATCGCGCACCTCGTCGCCCGTGCGCTTGCCGCGCCCGAAGACGCGGTTGCGCTGACGGCCGTCGCGCGCGACGTCGAACAGCTGTGCCGGCGCTTCCCGATCTATCCGGCGCGCGCCTTCGCGTCCTGA
- the nrdR gene encoding transcriptional regulator NrdR, translating into MRCPYCQHGDDRVVDSREVGDGSVTRRRRECQACKRRFTTYEHVDVVMPMVVKKDGRREPWDRAKLEAGFHKACEKRPVPTEAIDEGVGAIERSVQERGLREIRSAEVGEQVMETLKTLDEVAYVRFASVYRSFRDIAEFQRTVENLVSERGRGGGGSGK; encoded by the coding sequence ATGCGATGCCCCTATTGCCAGCACGGTGACGACCGTGTCGTCGACTCCCGCGAGGTGGGCGACGGCAGCGTGACGCGGCGGCGCCGCGAGTGCCAGGCCTGCAAGCGCCGCTTCACGACGTACGAGCACGTCGACGTCGTCATGCCCATGGTCGTCAAGAAGGACGGCCGCCGCGAACCCTGGGACCGCGCCAAGCTCGAAGCCGGCTTTCACAAGGCCTGCGAGAAGAGGCCCGTGCCCACCGAAGCGATCGACGAAGGAGTCGGCGCCATCGAACGATCGGTGCAGGAGCGCGGCCTTCGCGAGATTCGCAGCGCCGAGGTCGGCGAGCAGGTGATGGAGACCCTGAAGACTCTCGACGAAGTGGCCTACGTGCGCTTCGCTTCGGTCTATCGCTCCTTCCGCGACATTGCCGAGTTCCAGCGCACCGTGGAGAACCTCGTCAGCGAACGCGGTCGCGGCGGAGGCGGATCGGGCAAATGA
- the ribD gene encoding bifunctional diaminohydroxyphosphoribosylaminopyrimidine deaminase/5-amino-6-(5-phosphoribosylamino)uracil reductase RibD — MSAGAHDKPLKRSGGAATRRDTKAGAGRVDDERWMREALAEGARGLGRTTPNPAVGCVIVRGGREIARGFYAGGGGPHAEANALAAAGSGARGATAYVTLEPHDHHGRTPPCTLALIAAGVSRVVVGCIDPNPKVRGRGVRTLKRAGIDVVTGVLGGECAELIRGYASVIARGRPLVHLKLAATLDGRIAAAGGDSKWITGEPARALVQQLRLRAEAVLVGIGTVLADDPRLSCRIRGAAQPLRVILDPDLRTPPQARLLRGQGRAMLVCSPSAPAGRRRRLEAAGAEIESLDSRGRRGWQRLLGMLSRRGVMELLVEGGSSVAASAIGAGVVDRYSIFVAPRLLGGDGTPMIASLGVRRAGAALRLRTRAFAAVGEDFLWEGEPS; from the coding sequence ATGAGCGCCGGTGCGCACGACAAGCCCCTCAAGCGCAGCGGCGGCGCCGCGACCAGGCGCGACACGAAAGCGGGCGCAGGGCGCGTCGACGACGAGCGCTGGATGCGCGAGGCCTTGGCGGAAGGGGCGCGGGGGCTCGGGCGCACCACTCCAAATCCCGCGGTGGGCTGCGTGATCGTGCGGGGCGGGCGCGAAATCGCACGCGGATTTTATGCAGGCGGCGGCGGTCCCCACGCCGAAGCGAATGCTCTTGCGGCTGCCGGATCCGGCGCGCGCGGAGCCACTGCTTACGTCACACTCGAGCCTCACGACCACCACGGCCGCACGCCTCCGTGCACGCTGGCACTGATCGCAGCAGGTGTGTCGCGCGTCGTCGTCGGCTGCATCGATCCCAATCCCAAGGTTCGCGGGCGCGGCGTCCGCACGCTCAAACGCGCGGGCATCGACGTTGTCACCGGCGTGCTCGGCGGCGAATGCGCGGAGCTCATCCGCGGATATGCGAGCGTGATCGCGCGCGGACGTCCGCTCGTGCACCTGAAGCTGGCCGCGACACTCGACGGGCGGATCGCGGCCGCCGGCGGCGACTCGAAGTGGATCACCGGGGAGCCCGCTCGCGCGCTCGTGCAGCAGCTTCGACTCCGCGCCGAGGCCGTGCTGGTCGGCATCGGAACCGTGCTGGCCGACGATCCGCGCCTGTCGTGCCGGATCCGCGGCGCCGCGCAGCCGCTTCGCGTCATCCTCGACCCCGATCTTCGCACGCCGCCGCAGGCCCGTCTTCTGCGAGGCCAAGGTCGCGCCATGCTCGTCTGCTCGCCGTCGGCGCCGGCCGGGCGGCGCCGGCGCCTCGAAGCAGCCGGGGCCGAAATCGAGAGCCTCGACTCCCGCGGCCGTCGCGGCTGGCAACGCCTGCTCGGGATGCTAAGCCGTCGCGGAGTGATGGAGCTTCTCGTTGAAGGTGGATCGTCGGTTGCGGCCTCTGCGATCGGTGCCGGCGTCGTCGACCGCTATTCGATCTTCGTGGCGCCTCGACTCCTCGGCGGCGACGGCACACCGATGATCGCCTCCCTCGGCGTGCGCCGCGCCGGCGCTGCGCTGCGTCTTCGCACGCGCGCGTTCGCAGCGGTCGGCGAGGATTTCCTGTGGGAAGGGGAGCCGTCGTGA